Below is a genomic region from Patagioenas fasciata isolate bPatFas1 chromosome 5, bPatFas1.hap1, whole genome shotgun sequence.
TCACCAGTGTGATCCCACCAGCAGGGAGGACGGCTGGTCCCTGCACAAACACATCATCTTTTCCAAGCTTCTTACGTTTGCTTTGTGGCTCCAACTGGCACATCCCACATCCAATTTAGCGATTACTGCTGCAAGATTATCTGTCTGCAACTTGCACGTCCTATATCCAATTTAGCGATTACTGCTCCCTGATTCTCTGTCTAGCTTCAGACAGGTGTCAGGGCCGCAGGGCTTTCCATCAGTTTATTTCATCAAAACATCCGTATATGTAACATGAGATATAACAGTAAAGGCTTTAGGATGATTATTCAGTCTCTAATCCCAAGCACCATCACAGCAAACATATAATAAGTCACTGTGACATCCTACCAGTGCTACCTGATGCCTTCATGGCATGCAggatttccagcccaggtcaaaCCATGGGTGCGCACATTCCAACCACAGTATAAATATCCAGTGGTATAACCAGGGTGGTATCGTCACCAACTAAATCATCTCTTCTGTAATGTAAGGCTCCTAGCTTGCTAACTGGTATATTTACATGAAATATTTACTTTCTTTTGTCTAGTGAGGTTTGGCATTTAGAACCGGTATCAGCTTCAGTTTGAAAACAAGGTTACACTTTCTGTTTAGGGAAATAACTCCTACATTtttcaatatattaaaaaaacacattttgctaGAGTTAAAGTTTCACAGAAACCAGAGGCTTTGTAAAACAATTTTCATCCCTCAGACCATTCTGTCACTTGTACAAagacaaataaaattttaatttccagcctctcttccttAGTATCTCAAATCAACTACAGGCACCTTCCCTTTGATTTTACATAATAAACCAATTTTATATTAGAATCACTGTAACTCATTTTAAAAGTCCTCCAGAATGAAGAATGCCATTAACAGAGAGTCTTCTCCAAAGAGGGAAGTGGAATCTCTTTAACGGACTCCAAAATGCTTCTGCACCACGAATCTTAGCAACAGCAAAGCACAGGGAACTCTTGAAAGTTTAAAACAAGAGTCTCCGGTACTTGACAGGGCTCTTTCCAAACTAAAGCATACTTCAGTACACTTGTATTATGAAGACTAAACACCTGATCCATAAACAGATGCAGCTTATAAATTGTACATGTATATAATCATCTAATTCACTAttagggaatagagtgtactatcagcaagtttgctgatgacaccaaactgggaggagtggctgacacaccagaaggctgtgctgccatccagagacctggacaggctggagagttgggcagggaaaaaaattgatgaaatatggcaagtgtagagtctgcatctaggcaggaacaaccccaggttgcagtataatttggggaatgacctgttagagagcagcatagggaaaagggacctgggggtcctggtggacatcaggatgcccatgagccagcactgtgcccttgtggccaggaaggccaatggcatcctggggtgtattagaaggggagtggttcacaggttgagagaggttctcctccccctctactccgccctggtgagaccccatctggaatattgtgtccagttctgggcctctcagttcaacaaggacagggaactgctggagagagtccagcacagggcaacaaagatgatgaagggagtggagcatctccctgatgaggaaaggctgagagagctgggcctctttagcttggaggaggctgaggggtcacctcattaatgtttataaatatataaagggtgagtgtcatgaggatggagccaggctcttctcggtgacaaccaatgataggacaaggggtaatgggtacaaactggaacacaggaggttccacttaaatttgagaagaaacttcttcacagtaaggttaacagaacactggaacaggctgcccagggaggttgtggagtctcctactctggggacactcaaaacccatctggacacattcctgtgtaacctcacctaggcgttcctgctccggcagggggattggactagatgatcttttgaggtcccttccaatccctaacgttctgtgattccatgTGTGACTCTGTAAATTAAGAAGTGTAACCTATAAAACAATGTTCTACCCAGTACCTTAAAGTCagtttggttgggggttttgttgAGGGCTTCTTTGTGTTTTTACAATAGGAGAAGAAGTCCACCCATGAGTAAGCTGAACTGCGTAAAGCGTACATGCTGGGTGGTCACTGAATCCACGGAGTGCTGTGGAGAGGTGCGCCAGCAACACAGCCTCAGCACCGCCTGACGTGCAGCCAAGGCCGCCTCCCAGCTTTTGTACGCAGTGTTAAACATCTAGAGATAAGATATTGCATAATGTAATTCCCCATTTTATTTAACTGTAAGTATCTGAAACATTTGAGACTGACACCTGTGGCAATTGCAAAactattgtggaaaaaaaaaaaaagttttactttaATGATACTTCAAAAATGAGATCAGTGTTTGAATCAGGTTTATATCAGGGCCTATTCAGCTCTTCTCTAGCCAAACTCTCAGGGAGTGGATGGTCATAATTATTCAGTTTTCAATCACGCCATGACACTTCACATGGATTGAGGATATTGTAATGAACATTAAGTTTAAGAAAAGCAGAGGGGTTTCTGCTGAAACTCCATGCTGGGATAGTTCTGATCTAGAATTTAATTCCTCTCCATTCCAGACAAAGGAAGTTTGATTCAGCTCTGGAGTATGATGACAGATTTTCTCCTTACACCACCACTACACaaacaaaaggcagaaaagaCAGCAGCTACAGTGCACTGTGATGACTGCTATTTAAGGCTGACCTAGCAGATCAGAGAAACAATACAAACCACATAGAAAGCTTCAAGCTTATGTCTAAAAACGAACAAAAAGACCTCACACCAACCTGCGGTGTCAGGGTAACATGTCAGCAAGAAGGGAAGGAAGTGTTTTCCCACTATAGCAGTTGTTGGAAACATGGGCAAATCAGCAGGTGAAAGGAACTTGAGACACTGGAAACCTTTCCTGGGGTCCCAGCCCCAGAGTGTCATGCTCTGGTGTGACAAGGATGGGTGCTGTCCCCAGCGCTTTGTGCACATCCCAGTCATCCCACAGTATCAGAGCTTTTCAAATAGTGTCTCTTCACCTCAGCATAAGATGGATTTGCCAACAGTAGGTGCCCCTTCTTCAGTACATACAATGCAGATGTCATTGCTCTCCCTGAACAGAACAGGGCAGCCTTCACAACATCACAGCAGTCGCACCAGCCGGCAGTTAATTCCATGCACATCGATTGCACAAGGTTGAACTCCACAGTGCTATGCTCCTTTCACAACCACTTCTTTCTAATATTGAATGTTTACACAAATCCACAAACAAATGTGTTTTTTGCCAAGGAGGTCTCAATTTAGGGTTCTCTGGTGTTTTCCTCACAGAGTAGTTaagaaaccagaaaaacaaacaaacaaaccaaaaaaccaccacaacacacaCCAGCCTGTGCCTCCAAAGTAATTGCTAGGTAATGATTTCTGACAAGAAATAAACAGGTTATATAAGTATATAAATGAAAGgggtgtatgtatgtgtatatatacacacacacataaatataaCTGACCCAGGACATACACACACATGTCCTGGACCCATTTCTGGCTGCAGACTGTCTTTCTGCAATACTGCATCTCAGTTTCCTCTTCGGGTTATGGCAGCTCATACTGCAAAGGATTTTAATGGTTATCTCCCCAGCGTCCGGCCCTCCTGGCAGCCCCCGTGCCTCTGCAGAGCAGACTCTGGGAGCCGCCAGGGCTGGGGCTCCGGCCAGGGCCGCCAGCATGGCAAGCCCCCCCAAGCTGGGCGATGCCGCGGGCACAGCCCCTGCCAGCCTCAGGTGGGGGCTGCCTGATGGAGCTGGTACTGCCAGTTGTGCTGTAACACACTTGATGCATTTTTAAACACCTATTTCCGATGACTCAATCTAAACCCCAAGAGATATCACTATTAAAAGACTAACAAAAAGCCACTTGCAGGGCtctcaggttgttttttttttcctcattcctcataattttttttttcaactttatcTAGGGTACAAATGGTTCAATTATTATCACCCTGTTTAAACAGAAGCGTAATTCATCAGCTGTCTCTAAATGGTATTTAAACTGCCTGTGACCCCCAGCTTGCACAGAAAAAGCTTACTGTTCTATGGCAAGGAGGAGATGATCCCCCCAACATGACAATAAAGCAGACTGCACTGGGAGAACAACCTGGTAGCCTTATGATTCATTTACTATCCAAATTTAATGTTTAAATCCCTGCCAGCAGTCTTACTTAAAAAGGAAAACTTACTCTGCTTTGTAATTATCACCCTTTGAACCACCTCTTCACTAGATCAACTGTATGAAAAGGACACATTGCAGAAACTTTCTTCTAGAAATTCAAACTCTAGCAACACATAAAACTTTATTAATGAAATTATTCCATCTTTAACAAAgtataattaaaaagaagaaatgctgaaaaagaCTATACCCAAATTAGCAAATTGAATTCAAGTATATGATTTCAATTAAGCCCACTCCAGCATAACACCAGTGTCTGGAGACCGcggttattcttttttttctcaacaaaacgtAGACAGCTAACAAAAGTTGGTGTACCAAAGCCCTTCTATAAAACGTTCCATAACTAAAAATCATGCTTAACATTCCTAATGCCACAGCACAGAAGGGCCTCCCCCCACAGCCAGACAACTAAATCCCTTTCTCAGCAGTAGATACGTATCAATCACAGTAGCAGTTTGCAAAGAAACATCACAGTACCAATATAGTCCGCGGGCAGCAGGAATCGATGCTACATTACTTCAAAAAGAGTGTGTTAACTTATTGTTATCTCCATATATACTTAAAATACTCACATAcaaccacccccaaaacacctaCCTATGTTTAGATAGTCGGTTATTAATAAGCAGAGGCATTAATTTAGTGGGAGACTCCTACCAACTTCAGGAAAGCTGGGGTTCACCTAGGAAGTTTAAGACCCACTGTTTATAGCTTCAAGATGACAACAGAGTTTTTAACCAAATACACGTGAAGTTCTTAAATACAAAGGGGGGGAAAACACCTTTCTCGTGAGTGTGCATTTGAGAAAGTTAAATAAACCTAAAAGACAAAAATTTAGTTGTACAATTTAGGTATAATTCCTGATTTCAATAGAAGTTGCATAAAAGATATAACAGTATCTATTCTCActaagccattaaaaaaaaaaatcacaattcttCGGTCAAGTACCATTTTTTGCCTTTTGGAAAGGTCTGAGGAAAGCAAGCAGCACTGACAAACACACTAACTCCTCAAAGAAAGTTTTGCATCAAAGCTCTgcttttaaacttttattttttaaacaacaacagaaaaaatccTCCACTTAGGAAAGTTAGGTTGTCACCATCTTACATTTCTgaatacaaaactgaaaaaaatccctattaaaaaaacaaaagacaggaCTCCAGCCAAGTATTCAGCTACTTATTGCTGTAGTTGTAACTCAAGTCCATTTAAACCCCTGTATTTTGGTCATTTGTAGCAAGAACACATTTGGAACGCTAGCAGCAATAGAAAACCCCCTTAAAACCTAGACATAGTTACACTGTTGAGTGAAAATTAGCAGAAACCATAACCATTGGAACATAATAAATCATCCTGTAAAAGTACAATTTAATTGGTACCTAGAAAAACAGGTCTGGTTTAAAATGCTATCCCAAAGCCTTACATGGGCCTATGTCAGCAAAGAAAAGTCCTTTTTTCCCCACTCGATAAGCCCCCAAACCACAGCACcactccaaacaaaacaaatgcagcCTCCACTCCATCTCAACGCCTCATCTCCTCCGCCCTCCTCCACCAGGTGGAATACAGAAACTTGAAATAATCACTAATTCCAAGTTTAGGTGATACGCACAAATATACTGTTGAACAAAGTTTGGACAGCAAACGGTACACCTGAGTTCAGTCATACAAACTAACTTTTGTAAATAGAATTAGATGAATATATCCATGTCTCTAATACGAATCTAGATGTATTTTATTACAAAACGCATTAATAGAAATATCCAGGCAAATACATACCATACAATAGCAAAAGCTTTAAGCCCCATTTAATAAGATGACTTTCTGATTAAAAATAGAAGGCAATTAAGATTTACTCAAAATTACAATTAAGAAAAGCTTTCACAGTGCAATATTGAAACTGTCACAAAGTTAAGAAAATACTGATATCAAAGTACAATCACAATGTTAAAGTAGACAAAACTACTATACAAGGGCATATCTTGCAAAATTAAAAGGAATGAACACAACATAGGGGACATCTCACGTCCCTGCTCTACACATCTCACTTCTAGTCTTCAGAGTCATAATTGTGTCTTTCTGACATTGGTAGAAATCTTGTTAAACCTAAGAGGTTCATTCGTTGTTGACCAGATTTCAGAGCCCGATTACTTCTTGAAATTATGTTCTTCATCTTCACTGCACAATCTCAAAGTAGTGCAATATCGCCATGATGTGCTGAGGCATGAACACATAGCCCGTGTACAGCGCCATTCCAACAATGGAAACTAGCATGGAATCTGAATTACAGTTGaggaaaaagcatttaaaatcggAAGTGAATTACACATCACATCACTATAGCATCAAAACTTTCCTGGTAACTACCTTACGACATTACATTTTTAAATCAGACATAGTCAATTGTATTCAGCAATTGTAGCTGCAGGATGAACCAGCTGAACACTGAAAACGAGAACACTGGTAGGAGATGAATTGTGGAAGGATGCCTTGCAACTTATTCACTGCCTTGTCATGCACACAGAGGACAGGGTGGAGGAGAAACAGAAAACGGACATCGAGAAGATACATGTTTTTACAAGCAACTTCCTAGGTGTTAAGCAAGTTTTGCAACCAAGCAGAAAAAAGTCAACcattgcaaaaaataaaataaacaaaccagcaaaaaccCACATACAccaccacaccaaaccaaacacacaatcATATGAGCAGCTGCATTGAGTATAAGTTCTTATTCGTGGACAACCTGCCCATTTTTAAACAGACAGCATTAGATACTGAGTTCAACTTGTCAGAACAGTATGACTCAATAGATTTAATTTATGCTACACAAAACACATCTGGTGTGAAAGTTGTACTGTTAGCGTAATCAGGTCAGGAAACCATTTCTAGCTGCCAGCGTCCTCCAGGTTTTAAGTCACTACATCATCTGGTTTATTTCTCCACCTGCATGTTATGCTCAGACCCTGTTCATGGGCAAGCAGCTCAATTTATGTGTTGTTTGGCAGTGcttaggaaaaagaaacagcaagggGAGTGAAAAGTGTGTGTAACGTAGTGACATGCACCTTTCTAACTATTTCACTCACAAAACCTCAGAGCATCAGTATGGCTCTGAGTCAAGCATCTGCACTTAAGCAAACAGACACCCATTGCTACTACAAACACTACATTACTGCACTACCAAACAAACTTCACATGAAGCTATCTGCTAAACAATCTTCAAATGACCACTTTATGAGTTGAACTCCTAACCAGGACCTTTTGTAAAACTTAGAGAAGCAAGTAGAGAAGTGGAACGACACCTTCAAATCTATACATACAACTGGACTTTTGTCAAACTCTAGGGTTTCTGAAGCTGTGCCTAAGGAAATTATGGCATTCAAAGTTTAAGGTTCCAGAAATTCAGAAGTACCCAAAATTAACAATAACCTGTTGATTTAACCCAACTACCTGCAGAGATTCAGTAAACTTATACAGAGACACTATAAAAAGCACTGGAGATAAACAAGCATGATAACACCCACCAGCAGTACTCAGTTTCCACAGGGGAAACCAGCTGAGCTGCACACGCTCTGCATCTTCAAGAAATCAAGTCACAACAGCACACATGTAAACAAATGCTCTATGACCGACATCTCCATGGTAGAGCAGAGGTATTAGCTGTACTTACTAGAGCACACTAGCTGCTTGGTGTTATTTTTAGTCCCAGAAGACTATACAGTAAGAGATACTAAAATGAAGGTCAACTCATAACTCCACGTTTCCACACCAGTGCTCACTTCTGATTCTGGAGCACGAGCAGCAGCCGGACAAGCAGCAGCAGCGCACACCAACAACTCCCACGGCCACTGTGTCTCCACAACACCTGGCAGCAAAAGCGGCCAGTTTGAGGGACAAAAAACAATTTTGCTGACTCGAGATCGCAAGCAATAACTTGTGCCACTTGTAAGTTAAGTAGCAGTTACTTAACTGCAATATGAGCATGTTAAAAAagtaaacatgcacacacacactttaagtatttttttgcACAAGCTAAAAAGCTGCATAgttaatacaaaagaaaaaaatacttatgaCTAATACAGTTACAAAGAAAGCAAAGACAAAGTTTCCTCAGTGATAGAGACGTGGCATAAAAAGAGGAAGGTATGTTAGCAAGGGGCACATTTTGAAGGTAAGAACCCCTACTTAAACAATGGTCACACTAAGTCTGTGAATACTTGAAAATACTAAGGTATGTCCACTTCTACAGACtttacacatgaaaaataatGTCTGATCATACAGCTGTAACTTTGACAGCCACTTTATCTAACAAATGTGAGTTCCTTTACAAAAACTGACCAGTATCTCAGTAAAAGCAGCTTCTCACTACTACTTACACCCTCCTCTTTGTTAATATTTTGATTAATTTCTCTCTTTGCCTCTCAGCATTaactggagaaggctcagggtcATTCACAGGAGACATCATTTTAAGTTGAGATCAAAATAGCCACATTTAAAAGATAAATAGTTGTGATACCATAAGAACACCTGCGAGAACATACTGACTGTGTGAAAGGGCTGGGTAAAGAAGCAAACCTATAAATAGTCTTTATACAGATACCTTCACATAAGCGTCTATCAATCTCTTTCACTCCAAAACAGACAAACGAATTTACCAGCCTGAGGATTAAATACTCATCTAATAAAAgtcataaataaaaaagaaaaagcaccatGCAGACGTAAGCTtgcaagggtttgcagcatgCACATTTCCATTCCGCTAGgcaaaaacagaaaagaattCGTGAAATACACCTGTGCTGAGCAGAGAGCTTGAGATTTCAGtgcaaaaagcaggaaaaagaacTACCATAACACTACAGGAGAAAAATCAAAGGGGAAATAACTTCGAGACACAAACTGAAGCCCGAGCACGAACCGCCAGGCGCCCAGTGACAGGACGGGCATCACCAGTATGCGGGTTATTGCCCAGCTCGGCTGCACCCGAGTTTGTGATACCGAGGAGCCCGAGTCCCCGCCTGCCAGGAGGGGACGAGCCGGtcccgggcggcggcggccgccgctcccCTTCCCGCCGCGGggcgagagcagagcagctgcccccgggccggccccgcccGGTTCTCCTCCCACCGCCCCTCGGCCTCACCCCAGAAAGCCCCGCCGGCGCCCAGCCGCCCTCAGCGCGACACGGCCCAGCCGCTTCCCCGGCACCAGGTGGCCCGTCCGGCACCGCACCCGCCGGGGAGGCAGCAGCACGGCCGGCGGTGCCCCCGCACCcgccccggagccgccgccgagCAGGACGCGGCAGGGGGAGCGCAGACCCGGCCCCAGCACCGCGCACAGGCCCCGCGGCGGAAGGATACTGAAGACGGTCCGCTCCCAGGGCTCCAGCATGTAGAGCGCGGTGACCAGCAGGTACTGGTAGTACAGCCACGACATCTGCTTCCAGGCCGAGCCCAGCGCCATGGCGCGCCACACGCTCTCGCCGCCCGCCAGCGGCGCTGCGCCGGGCCAGGCCGAGCCGAGACGGggcgggggcagcgcggggccCGCCCTCCCGCTGCGGccaggccccgccccgcgcccgggCGCCGCTGCCCCGACAGGGAGGCGCAGCGGCCTGTGGAGAGAGGGGGGATAGCGCTGAGCTTGTCCCCGCGGCGGGTCTCATCCAGCGCTGGGTGCCGGGGCATGGCGGGCCACTCACCGGCACCCGCACCGCCCCACCCGCAGAACGGCACAGTCCAGCGGCGTGCGGCGGTCTGTGTCCGGTCTCATTAAATTACAGGGCTGACTGTGAACTTGGGGTAAACTCTGAGTCATACCGAGGAGATAATGCTGCAGCTTATTTTCTGTCATCCTATTTAACTCAAATTGACTTTCTGGGAATTACAAAAGACCCGAAGACTGAGCTCGGCAGGGCCTGCGGGAAGCACAGTGAAAACGCTCTGTAGGAGCCTACGGTGTCTTCAGTTGTCAAAGCCCACCCAGTACCGGGGCCTAGATAGAGACCTCCCCATCAGCCAGCTCTGATGAGATCAATACCATATGGGATGATATGCAATACCATATGCATGATATGGGAAAAGCGAAGAGGCAATGGATGAACTGTTAGCTGTAACTGTTGGTAACTTTGCACTTCCCTGGGGCACTTGGGGCCAGATGCCAGTGGGTGTGGCACACCCCTTTCCTGAGTGCCCATCAGCTCAAGATAAGGAGAAATTCAGCCTGGGACTGCACGATTAGAAAGGCTGTTGGCAGCTTATGCTGGCAATCTATCTTAGAAGGCACTAGTTGAAAATCTGCTGGAAGGGGACATAGGTGGCAATTGGGCACTGTGACTAAGCGGAGCACGAGGTGCAGCCTGTACACACCAGGGCCAGTCCACTGACCAGCACCTCACACACCAAGTGTGCCCAACAGATTAGAAACTGGTATCGACCCAATATGCTCTCCCTGGTTAGTAAATCAATTTGCAATTAGGTCACTCAGCAGTGCAATTCTGCTCTTGCAGCCCCCCTGCCCCTACCCTCACCTGTGCTATTAGTACAATGAAAAACAAGGAAATAGTCACAGGAGGATAAACATACAAGTTATTTACACAGCTGCAAAATACAACTACAGTACCAGGAGATAACTGTCAAAAAGAAAGCCAGCTGGCAGAGAAAGCTGAATGCTCTACTAGTTTGTGTGACAGAATCTGAAAAGGATT
It encodes:
- the SPTSSA gene encoding serine palmitoyltransferase small subunit A, whose protein sequence is MALGSAWKQMSWLYYQYLLVTALYMLEPWERTVFNSMLVSIVGMALYTGYVFMPQHIMAILHYFEIVQ